The DNA window CGCAGCACCCGCCAGGGTTGGCAGCGAACCAGCCACCAGACGTACCGCATCGGCCCCCTCGTGTCCGGCACACCGGGCTCGGGATGCGGAATCTGTGGGGGCACCTGCCAAAACTACCGAGCGGGCTGGTGACGTACCCACCCAATATCCCCGGGTTCGGTCGTGCATCACCCCGCGCGGGCCGCACTGCTGCTGAGGCTGCGGTTGGCCACGAACCGCAGGCGCTCCAAGCCACCGTCGGTCAAGGCGTTGGCGACGTCCTGGTATTCCAGCCGGACTTCGTGATCCGGCATGCTGGCAGGCGGCAGAGCCGCGCAGGCCCACACGCGAGCGGCGCAGCCCGGCGACGTGACAGTCTCGTCAATGCGGATACGCGCGACAGGGAAGGTGCGACGGTATGACCGCTGACGAGATCGGCCGGCGCGACCCCGAGCCGCGGCAGGACCTGGTGCAGCGCTCGGCACCGTTCCTGCCCGTTGGCAGCGCGATCCGGCAGGTGTTCATCTGCCAGAGCGCGCCGAACTTCTGGTTCTTCGTCATCACTTATCTCACCGGCCTGACGATGTTCTGGAACAAGTACCGGTGCGTGGCGGTCACCCAGGACGCCATCTACGTGTTGGACAGCAGCAAGCTGTCCGGCGGCGCCAGACCACAGCGGCTGGCGGGCATGATGCCACGTCATACCCGACTTGGTCCGGTCTCCGGCCGGTGGGGGCAGGTGAACCTACTCGGCGAGCGTCATTGGGTTCACAAACGCTTCCACGACCAGATCGCTGCCGCAGACGAGGAGACCGGTTTCGCCCCATAGGTCACGACCTTGGATGGCGACCTGATGTCATGGTCTGACGCGGCCGACGCCCGACCCGGTCGCGCTGCCGACCGACCAGCCGTACTACATCAAGAGCCTGGCCAAGGACGGCGCAACCGAGTCGAAGCAGACGGACATCAGCAACATGCTGAAGGTCGACAACGCCGGACACTTCGCCCTGCTGGCCACCGGCACGGACCCGCATCAACACGCACGACTTCTACTACGACCAGGACAAGGGCGGCCGGCTTCGTGAACACGACCCAAATCTCCGGGGCACCGACACGTCAAACCGTTGTATATAGAGTGCGATGATCGCAGAGCGCGAGGTTCACAATCTAGATTGGACAGTCCGCTTGAGAACTATTGCCGATCGACTGCGCCACAAGCTGAACCGGACCGTGAGGCGCGGTGCGGTGCTCGTCGCGGCCGCCATGGTCGCCGTGTTCGGCCTGCCGTCGGCAGCCATGGCCGAGGACAACTACTACAAGACGTGTGAGTACGACTATGCGAGTTGCCAGACCGGCGTGGCGGCCGGGCTCGTGGAAGGCCAGTGCATGACGGCGAGCTTGAGTTACGGGTCCACGTCGGTCTGCGTCGACTACGACGGCGACTACGTCTACGTCAGGGATGGCAGGGCCGACGGCTACGCCGCGATCGGCTACGTCGGCTCTGCCAACGGCGTCAGCGACCGCCTCTGCCGGAACAACCACGGCTACGGCACCTGGGTCAGGTGCAACTTCGACTGGGTCGAGGCAGGCTCGCACTCCGCGTCCGGCGGCTATCTGGAGCAGTACTACATCATGGACCTCAGCTACCTCTGGTCCTGGTCCGGCAAGTAGCGGCCGGGTAGGCCCGCGTCGGCTCGGGCCGGCGCCGCCGCCGGCTGGCTGACTGCTTGTGGGTGAGATCCCCGAGACCTGACGGTGCCGGCGAAGCCTCCTGGTGAATCCCGCGGCGACACCACAGATTCGCCAGGAGGCTTCCTTGCGCGTGGATCGGGCTGACGGTCAGCCAATCATCAACCGCCGCTGAACAACGTTCACGGCCGCACCCTGGTCGCACCGGCAGGCGGGCGGTCCTCCCGATTTCCGAGGGAGCGAGATGAGAAGACCCCTGGCCCTGGTCAGCGCCGCGTCGTGCTGGCCGCCGCCGCGCTGACCGGCGGCGCGGCGCAGGCTGCACCTGCGGCGCCCGCTGCGGACCGCACCGTCGGCACCGCCCGGACACCGGCCACCCCGGGCCCCGAGGCGACCCCGCCGCCTGTCCAACGGGCCAAGCCGTTCCGGGCGGTGTCACCGCCCGCAGATGGGCCGCGTGCCAAGGCCGCCCCGCCGGACTTCGGCCCTGGCGAGAAGATTCTCGCGGCGTACCACCGGGGCAGCTGTCGGGTGACGACGCGGTGCGGCACGGGCTGGCCGCGCTGCTTGCGCTCGGCACGGTGCCGGCCCACCTGGGGCCGAGGGGCGCGATCCGCGACCCGCAGCGCTACCTGACCTACCTGTCCATGCCTGGCCGCCAGCGCGCGCCCGGAGGTGGCCCGACCCATCGCGCCCGACGTCACCGCACCCGCCGCCGCGACGGGCTACGACGACTGCGCCGCCGAGCCGTGCGAGTATCTCGACGTCACCTGCCGGTGCCGGGCCGGCGCGGGCGAGTTCCTCATCCTCTACAACGTCGCCTCCGGCAGCCAGCCGGGTGTCCCGGCGGCGCCCGGCCGGCCCGCAAGATGCGTCCCGAGGCCCGTTGGTTGCGGTTCGTTCCCGGGCATCCGCCGGGGGCGTTCCCGTACCTGCCGGGGCAGTCCGGTTACAACAAGCGGTTGCGGGCTGCGTTGCCGCTGCTCAAGCGGGCAATCCGGGCGGTTGCCGCGGACACCGACCTGTGGTCGGATGCGACCTGGGTGGTGGACTCGACACCGGTGGAATGCGGCCGGTCGAGGCCGACGGTGAAAAGGTCCGGGCGGGGTGGGCCGGGTACGGCTACTGCGCCTCGCACTCCAGGTTCTTCTGGGGTTTGCGCCTGCATCTGATCTGTACCCCGTCCGGTCTGCCGGTCGCCTGGGCGCAGGTGTTGACCGCGGTCCTCGAACATGACCCGGACCTTGTCACCGATCGTCCGGGTCTGCTGATCGTGGCGGACAAGGGTTACGTCTCGGCCGAGTTGGATCGGTGGCTGGCCGAGCGTGGGGTGCGGTTGCTGCGACGGTCGTACCGCAACCGCACCCCACGCCAGGACGAGCACCTGTTGGAACCGATCCGCCAGCTCATCGAGTCGGTGAACGACACGTTGTAGGCCCAGTCCTCAAGGTCGTCAGAAGATCAGGCTCAGCGCGGCCTCCCGCCGGGCGGCCGGCGCGGTGTGCGGATTGCCGGCATCGAACGGTGGCTGAGGGTCGTACTCGATGGCGAGCTGCACGGTCCGTGCTGTTTCCGCGTCCTGCGCCTCGGCGAGGAGGATCAGCGCCATGTCGATGCCGGAGGAAACTCCGGCCGCTGTGACGATCTTGCCGTCGATCACCACGCGTTGCTTGATGTGTTCGGCGCCCACGGCTGGCAGCCGGTCAGCCCAGCCCCAGTGGCTGGTCGCCTTCTGCCCGGCCAGCACGCCGGCTGCGCCGAGGACGAACGAGCCGCTGCACACCGAGGTAGTCCACCTGGTGTGCTGATGCGCGGCGCGGATCCAGGAAAGCAGCTTCTCGTCGCCCGCAGCGGCGACGGTTCCGGGACCACCGGGGACCAGGAGCACATCCGGCCGGGGCAGGTCCTCGAAGGAGGCGGTGGCGGTGATCGACAGGCCACCTTTGTCGTCGATGACCGGGCCGGGTGTGGCGGCTACGAAAGTGACCGTCCAGCCCGGCGCGAAGGCCAGGACTGTGTAGGGGCCGACCGCGTCCAGGGCGGTGAAGCGAGGGTAGAGAGGGATGGCGACCTGCATGGGTCAGTTCTCCTTTGTGTGAAAGCGGCGGCGGTAGTCGCCTGGTGAGATCCGCCAGTGCCGGCGGAAGACGCGGTAGAGGGTTTCCGGCGCACCGAGCCCGGACTGTCTCGCGATGCGGTCGAGCGGGTAGCCAGTGGTTTCCAGCAGCCGGCGAGCGGCGTCGGCGCGGCTGCGCTCGACGTACCGGCCGGGCGACATGCCGGTCTGGTCGGTGAAAATTCGGGAGAAGTGGCGCTCGCTCATCCCGACTCGCCGGGCCAGTGCAGGCACTCAGGTCGTCGGCGGGGTGGGTGGGCGCCGATGAACGCCTGCAGCTCCCGCAGCGGCTCTGTGCGCGGTGTGCCTACCTGCATCGGCGTGCTGAACTGGTCGCCCGCCCGGCCGGTGCAAATACACCACCAGTCCACGGGCCACTTTCCGGGCCAGCGCGTGGCCGTGGTCTTCAGTCACCAGGGCGAGGCAGAGATCGATCCCGGCGGTGACGGGGCCGTTGTGTGGCGGCTCAGAGCAGTTGCGCCCGCACGAAGCCGAAGAGTAGGACGGTGAAACCGCCGGTCTCGGCAACGATTAGCGCGATCATGAATGGCGTGGTGCCACGGACCCGGTCACGAAACTGGTTGTCGGTGTCACGGCGCCAGCCGTGATAGACGTACGTGCCGATGGCGGCCATGAAGAACAGCACGATCGCCCCGGCGGACAGCAGGTTCATGATCGCGTTCCAGCCGCTGAACTGGACGAACGTGGCGACCAGCAGGGTCGCGAACGAGTAGAGCAGCGCGGCACGATGCGCCATATCGACGTACGGATGAGCCACGTGGTCCCTGGACCCGGCCATCTGCCGGTATTTCCACATCCCCAGCACCAACGCCCACAGGAAGATCAGCCCAGCCGCCAGCAGCACGACTTTGGTGTCGGCCCCCAAGTCCATCTGTATTTCTCCCATCGCTCCCGGCACTGCGGCGCAGGTCGGATCCGTGAATCAGTCTCTGTGTCTGGTGGTTTCAGTGGGCGTGTGGGAGCCGGCTGTTCGCCGGCTTGCCTGGTGGGACCAGTGCCAGAACGAGGACGGCTGCCGCGGCGGCCGCGATGGCCGTCGCGGTGTAGGCGTCGGTGAACCCGCCGATGGAGGGCACGCTGGTGAGCCCGGCTGCGGCGAGGGAGGAGGCCATCGCGACGCCGATGGCGCCGCCGAACTCGTGGAAGGTGTTGATCACACCGGAGGCGAGCCCTTCCTCTCCATGATCGACGTGGGCCAGCGCGGAGGTGGTGGCGGTGACGAAGACCGGGCCGACTCCGACCGCGGCGATGACGATCCCGGGCAACAGCTCGGTGTAGACGCTGCCGTCCACGGAAAGCCGCGTGAGCAGTCCGGTGCCGGCTGCCACGAGCGCGAGGCCGGCGGCGGCGACTGGCCGGGTCCCGATGCTGCCGACGAGGCGGCCAGCCAGGTGCGCCCCGATCCCGGTGGCCAGCGCGGCGGGCAGGAACAACAGCCCCGTCTCCAGTGCGCCGAGGTGGCGTAGGTGCTGCAGGAAGAGCGACCCAAGGAAGAACAGCGAGATCAGCAGACCAGAGCCGACGAGCATCAGGAATGCGCCGGCGGCCACCGGGCGGCGGGCCAGCATGCCTACCTGCATGAGCGGGGAACGCGCTGTCCGTTCGATGCCGGCGAACACCCCGTACAGCAGGGCGGCAGCGGCCAGCGGCACCAGAGTTGCGGAGGCGCCCCAGCCGTGATCCCCGGCGGTGACGAGCGCGTAGATGAGCGAGCCGGTGGCGGCGGTCACGGCCAGCGCTCCGGAAATGTCGATACGCCGCTGGTCGCGGTGCGGTCGGAGGACGGCGGGGACGGTCGCCGGGAGGGACGCCAGCACGGCGACGCCGACCGGCACGTTGACGAAGAACGCCCATCGCCAGCCGGGACCGGCGGTGAGGATCCCGCCGAACAGCACCCCGGCCGCGAAGCCAATGCCGCCGAGCCCCGCCCAGATGCCGAGCGCCTTGTTGCGCTCGGTGCCGTGGAAGGTCGTGGTGACGGTCGACAGCGCCGCGGGTGACAGCAGGGCTGCCCCGATGCCTTGTGTGATGCGTCCGCCGATGAGCAGCACCTCGTTCTGGGCGAGTCCGGTGCCCAGCGAGGCGAGGGTGAAGACCGCCAGGCCGATCAGCATCATCCTGCGGGCTCCGAACAGGTCGGCGAGCCGGCCGCCGAGCAGCATCAGCCCGCCGAAGAACAGGGTGTAGGCGGTGATCGCCCAGGTGAGCGCGGTGCGGTCGAGCCGCAGATCAGCGCCGATCTCGGGCAGAGCGACGTTCACCACCGTCACGTCGAGGATCAACATGAACTGGGCAACGCTGATCAGCGCGAGCGCCGCCCAGCGGCGCGGATGTGCCGAGGTCTCGGGCTTCGGCGGGCAGTGCAGCGCATGCGAGGGGTGGGCCATGTGCACTCCGTTTTGGCGGTTGGAGGGATGGGCGATGACGCCGGCGACCCGCTGGCGCAAGTCGTACAGGCCTGTTCGGCTTGAACATACTCCGTGAGGGCAATAAGTCAAACAGTGCTGTTCGACTACGTCTATGCTGTGGACATGGCGCACACCGCAGAGCACGGGGCCCGAAAGGCTGGGACGCGCAAGAGGGCCGACGCCGAACGCAACATCGCGGCGATCATCACCGCCGCCGCGGACTCTCTCGCCCGGGACCCGGACGCCAGCATGACCGACATCGCCAAGGCCGCCGGTCTGGGCCGGGTCACCCTGTACGCGCATTTCCCGTCCAGGGAGGACTTGCTGAGGAGTGTGCTCGCACAGACGATCGCCGAGAGCACCGGAATCATCGAGGCCGTTTCACCTGATGAAGGGCAGGCCGCTGAGGCGTTCGCCCGGATGATCCGTTCCTGCTGGCCGCTGCTCAGCCGGTTCGGCAGCCTGCACGCCGCCGCGCAGCGCGCCCTGCCTGCCGGCGAAGTACGCCGCCGCCACGATCAGCCCATGGCCTATGTCGAACGGATCATCGCCCGCGGACGGGCGGAGGGGGCCTTTCGCACCGACCTGCCGGTGGAGTGGCTGGTCACCACCGTTTACACACTGCTGCACGCGGCCGCCGACGAGGCCGCCGCCGGACGACTGGCCACGGACGCTGCTGGCGAGATCCTCGAAAAGACCCTGCTGGCCGCGCTGAAGCCCGAGTAGGAACATTCAGGTCGCAAGCCCTCAGCCGCGAACACTCGAGCGGCGCAGTCGGCCATGTCGCCGTCGCCCGGTGTGCGAGCCCCTACCGGACCGAGAGGCCGACATGCGGGCAGCCGCTGAGGCGATCGAAGCCTGCACGTCGTCGGGAATGCCAGCGAGTTGCTGTTCTCGGCGACGGTCGGCGTGCCGGTTCAGCGCCACCCAAAACGAGTCGCCACCGAGGACGTCCAGGTCGACCAGCAGGTCGGGCGCATCGGCGTCCGCCACCCCGCCAGTCGCCGACCCGGCTCTAACACAAGCCGGCGGACGGCTCGGCATGTCGTAGCAGGTATCGCATCAGCGTCGGTGACACCGGCTGCCACCGCACCGTCTCGCCCTTCTCTCCCAGGAGGATCAGGCACAGATCTGGGTCCAGGTCGATCGGCCGCAGCGCCAGCGCTCCGCGCCGACGGCACGCCGTCTCGGTCTGCAGCCGCAGTAGCAAGGGGTACGTCTCGGCCGAGTTGGATCGGTGGCTGGCCGCGCCTGGGGTGCGGTTGCTGCGACCGTCGTACCGCAACCGCACCCACGCCCGGACGAGCACCTGTTGAAGCCGATCCGCCAGCTCGTCGAGTCGGTGAACGACACGTTGAAGGGCCAACTCGACCTTGAGCTTCACGGCGGCCGGAGTATCGAGGGGTCGCCGTCCGGGTCACGCAGCGACTCCTCGCGGCGACCGCCGCTATCTGGCACAACCGGACCACCGGCCAACCCGTGACCAGGTCCCTGATCGCCTACGACCACTAACCCGACTTCGGACTTACTCGTCTAGCCGTTCCGGCAGGGGAGGCCTCGCGAAGCCCAGCGATCGGCCGCCGGCGCCTCGTGGATCATTCCGCACCCCTGAGGTTGTAGCCTCGGCCCCTATGAGCTGGCTGCCGGACGACTTCGTCCACCCCGTGCACGTGCCCGTGCCCAACACCACGCTTCACCTGCGGCCGATCCGGGAGGCCGACACCGCGCTCGACTACCCCGCCGTGATGGGCTCCCGGGAGCGCCTGTGGGAGATCTTCGGCCCGGCGTGGGCCTGGCCCCCGGCGACGATGACCTACGAAGAGGACCGCATCGACCTGCTGCGGCACGAGAAGGAGATCGCCGCGCACCAGTCGTTCAACTACGCGCTGCTGGACGAGAAGGAGACGGCGATCCTCGGCTGCGTCTACATCGACCCGCCCGAGCGCACCGGCTCCGACGGCGAGGTCTCCTGGTGGGTGGTGGACGACCTCGTCGGCAGCGAGGCCGAGCGCGCGCTCGACGCGCTGGTGCCGCGGTGGATCGCCGCCGACTGGCCCTTCCGGCAGCCCCGTTACCTGGGCCGCGACATCACCTGGCAGGACTGGCTGGCGCTGCCGCGCGCCTCGTGACACCTCCCCGGCGGGGCCCGGATCGCGTCAGGACACCTCGTGTTCCCGTCACTGGCTGGCAACAACGCCGGCAGGAGTGTCGGCGAGGAGCTGGATCCTCCGGGCCGGCC is part of the Micromonospora halotolerans genome and encodes:
- a CDS encoding DJ-1/PfpI family protein encodes the protein MQVAIPLYPRFTALDAVGPYTVLAFAPGWTVTFVAATPGPVIDDKGGLSITATASFEDLPRPDVLLVPGGPGTVAAAGDEKLLSWIRAAHQHTRWTTSVCSGSFVLGAAGVLAGQKATSHWGWADRLPAVGAEHIKQRVVIDGKIVTAAGVSSGIDMALILLAEAQDAETARTVQLAIEYDPQPPFDAGNPHTAPAARREAALSLIF
- a CDS encoding helix-turn-helix domain-containing protein, whose amino-acid sequence is MPALARRVGMSERHFSRIFTDQTGMSPGRYVERSRADAARRLLETTGYPLDRIARQSGLGAPETLYRVFRRHWRISPGDYRRRFHTKEN
- a CDS encoding MFS transporter produces the protein MRQRVAGVIAHPSNRQNGVHMAHPSHALHCPPKPETSAHPRRWAALALISVAQFMLILDVTVVNVALPEIGADLRLDRTALTWAITAYTLFFGGLMLLGGRLADLFGARRMMLIGLAVFTLASLGTGLAQNEVLLIGGRITQGIGAALLSPAALSTVTTTFHGTERNKALGIWAGLGGIGFAAGVLFGGILTAGPGWRWAFFVNVPVGVAVLASLPATVPAVLRPHRDQRRIDISGALAVTAATGSLIYALVTAGDHGWGASATLVPLAAAALLYGVFAGIERTARSPLMQVGMLARRPVAAGAFLMLVGSGLLISLFFLGSLFLQHLRHLGALETGLLFLPAALATGIGAHLAGRLVGSIGTRPVAAAGLALVAAGTGLLTRLSVDGSVYTELLPGIVIAAVGVGPVFVTATTSALAHVDHGEEGLASGVINTFHEFGGAIGVAMASSLAAAGLTSVPSIGGFTDAYTATAIAAAAAAVLVLALVPPGKPANSRLPHAH
- a CDS encoding TetR/AcrR family transcriptional regulator — its product is MLFDYVYAVDMAHTAEHGARKAGTRKRADAERNIAAIITAAADSLARDPDASMTDIAKAAGLGRVTLYAHFPSREDLLRSVLAQTIAESTGIIEAVSPDEGQAAEAFARMIRSCWPLLSRFGSLHAAAQRALPAGEVRRRHDQPMAYVERIIARGRAEGAFRTDLPVEWLVTTVYTLLHAAADEAAAGRLATDAAGEILEKTLLAALKPE
- a CDS encoding GNAT family N-acetyltransferase gives rise to the protein MSWLPDDFVHPVHVPVPNTTLHLRPIREADTALDYPAVMGSRERLWEIFGPAWAWPPATMTYEEDRIDLLRHEKEIAAHQSFNYALLDEKETAILGCVYIDPPERTGSDGEVSWWVVDDLVGSEAERALDALVPRWIAADWPFRQPRYLGRDITWQDWLALPRAS